Genomic DNA from Candidatus Nitronereus thalassa:
GGATGTTTAGGGTCCCTGAAGGAGGATAACGATGAAGATGAAGCGGCAGGTGCATTATGTGAGAGGGGTGTTTGTCTGCCCTCAATGTAATCAAACGTTTGTTCAAGAAAAATGGGTGGAAGAGTTTCGAGTTCGGTGCCATAAATGTGACTACCGAGGGACCCTGACCCATGTGTCTGTGGAAGAGCATATGGAAGAAGAGACCGAGCGCATTTAGCCCTTGGACCCCTGGTTCAGGGATTTTCCGATTTCTTGGATTCGGAAAAAACCCTGTGGTCTTCATGACGGTGGCAAGGTGAGATGTGAAGTGCTTATCTCTGGTCGCCAAAAGAACGTTCTAATTCACTCCAAAAAATTCCCCCCAATTTCTGCGTCGCGCGAGTGATCGTCATGCCATCAAAATTTCTTGTAAGAGGGTTGTTGATTTTCTTCTTCTGGTTGCCCTTTGGGGCAGTGGTTTCACACGTTCATGCCGAACAATTTGTTACCGTGTTGGTTGCCTACCATTCAATGACTGGGCATACGGAAAAAATGGCGCAAGCGGTGGCTGATGGGGCGCAATCGGTTCCCGGAACTCGTGTGCGAGTGGAACGAGTCGAGAACGTCACGGCCGAAGTCCTATTTTCCGCTGATGGATTAGTCGTGGGTTCTCCAGTGTATTGGTCGAACATGGCTGGGGAAGTGAAGACCTTTTTTGATAATTGGCAATTCAAGTTTGGTGTGTGGCCGGAATTCAAAATGCGGAATAAGGTCGGGGCCGCGTTTGCTACTGGCGGACAGGTGTCCAGTGGTAAAGAAGTGACCATGCTCACAATTTTGGCGGCCATGCTCGGCAATCAAATGATTGTGGTCAGCGATGGCGGAGCCTTTGGGGCGTCGGCGACAACGGAGGGGAAGAGTCCTGGCATTGACCAGGATGAATTAGCCGATGCCCGCGCGCTGGGGAAGCGTGTCGCGGAAGTGGCGTGGATGGTGAAGCGCGGGGAAATACATCATGCTGAGGCGGTTCAATAAGCGTTTTAATGAGAGACGGAGTTATCCATGAGTGGCATCCCTGATATTAGCGACATGCAGTGGCCTATCTATTGGGAGCGTGAATATACTACCGCGATTGCCCCGGAACGGCTGAAGCTAGAGATGAATCCCCATCGTCCGCTGATGACCAATATGCCGTTATCTGAACAACGAAAATTGGCGGAAAGTGGATACAAAGTGCTGCCTGATGATTGTGGGCCCGTGCGGATGGTGAGCCAATATGGCTGGTTGATCCGCTGTCCAGTTGATTGCAAATTGCGGCGCACCAAGGACGGTTTTAAATGGCAAGCACCGGAGATTAAACCCGAAGAACGGTTGCTTGGGTATAAATCCTTTTCCGGGATGTATGTGGATACGATCCTTAATAGCGGCTATGCCAAGCTCTGTTGCGGAATACGCTTTTATTATCCCAAACAAATCGGAATCATGCTGAAAGATATTCCCAATCATTTTTATCATTATCCTGACCGCACGTTTTCCGTATGGGAGGGGATCAAATCACAGGAATACAAACTCACGCCGAATCTCTATGACTTTCTTCCGGACTACGATGCGTTTGTCACCAATGTGTTGTTGCAGTTAAACAAGCCCACCACGCTCAAGCGGGGAGATCCTGTGGCCCTGGTGGTTCCGGTTCTGCTTCCCAAACAATTTCGCTTAGAAGAACTAACTCCAGAACGAAAACAGTCCAGCCCCCAAAGTTAAGCTCCATTTTGTTGTGACGAACCGGAGTTCTTCAGTTCGAAGATTCTGAGGAAGAATAGCCGTTTTTTCTGACCATCATGATTCTTCCAACCTTTGAGCATGTGCAGCGGGCCGCGTCAGTCCTTCAAGGGGTTGTGCATCGCACTCCTATTCACACCTCCCGTCAACTCGATGACTGCTCTCGGGCTACAGTCTTTCTCAAATGCGAGAATTTTCAACGAGTCGGTGCCTTTAAATTTCGGGGTGCCTACCATGCGGTGGCCCATCTCAAATCCCAGAAACCTGTGGTGGCGTTATCTTCTGGAAATCACGCCCAGGGTATTGCACTGGCTTGTCAATTATTAGGCAAAGCGGCGCATCTCGTGATGCCAGAGCCCATCAATAGGGTGAAGCGCGCGGCGGTCCAAGATTATGGGGGCATCGTCCATGTTCCCCCTCGTCCTCAAGACGCAGAATCGTTTGCGGAGAATCTTGTGCAAACCCTGGGGGCAGAATGGATTGAAGCGTTTAACGATGTTCACGTGATTGCCGGACAGGGAACGGCTGCTTTGGAATTTCTGGACCAGGTGGAAGACCTCGATCTCATTCTCGGCCCCATTGGCGGAGGGGGGTTATTGTCGGGAACCGGGTTGGCCACGCATGGCGTCAATCCGAAGGCCCAAGTCTACGCGTGCGAGCCAGTCGGTGCGCTGGATGCCATGTATTCCGTCAAAGAAAATCGAATTGTGCCGCAAGAACATCCTCAGACCATTGCAGAGGGATTACGAACGAGTGTGGGTACGCTCACGCTGCCCATTCTCCGGAGTCATCTTGCTGGATTTTTCGTGGTGGAAGAACATGAAATTTTAGAAGCCATGCGTTTTATTTACGAACGTATGAAATTGGTGATTGAACCCGCCAGTGCAGTGGCCGTGGCTCCGCTTCTTCGGAAAGAGCGGATATTACAAGGGAAACGTGTCGGGGTTATAATTTCGGGAGGCAATGTGGATTTGGGGCAATATGTTGCCGGGTTTGCGACTCAGGCGCATGGCGTGGAAAGTGAGGGTTGCTAGTGCCATTTTTTAAACGTCGAAGGCCTGTGAGGGATCCGATTCCCACCGACTCCAAGGTTTCCAAGAAACGCGACCAAGCTGTTGCGAAACGGTTTGAGCGCACTTGGCGTCGGTTGCAGCTGCTTTGCCCTGATCCCGATAGCCAGCATCGATTAAAGTGGCTCCAACAGCAATTTGAAAAGAAGCAGCGGGGCTCAATGGAATCGGCTCAAGCGGAACTTGATATTGCCACACTTTTGGCCAACGCGGGGTTTTCTCTTTCGTTTGTCAAAGAAACCGAAACGGCGACTGCGGATTTAGAATGTTACTTGGGGAATGATCGATTGTTTGTGGAGGTGACGGTTATTGTTCCGACTGATCCTGGCCGATTGAGAGACGCAAAAAATTTTCCTGATCCTAAAACTGAAGAAGAGGGTGTGGATTTCTTGAAAGATGGGTTGGTGAAACGCCTTCTCGCTCGGATCAATGAAAAAGCCAATCAGCTTGCCGACTATTGTGCTCCAGTGGTGTTAGCCATCACCATTGTGCATCAAGAACAGAGTCTGTTGACCAACGGAAACCGCAACGGACGAAAGATGGTCCTGGATCTTCAGCAGTTAGGGGGAGTGACCACCCAAGCCTTGGGAAATGCGCCTCATCTAAGCGCAGTGATGCTCACATTGTGGAATATTCATCCGGCTGAATCCCGCTCCAATATTCGCCTCAGCAACGTGTCTGTCGGGGAATGGGTCTCGGACCCAAATGGAATTTCTCAGGTCCGCTCTTTTGCGGTAAACCCGATGGCCAGTTATCCCATTGAAACCGAGGCCTATCTCGCGCTCCAGCGAGTCCTATAAAACCGATAGCGGCATACCCATTCCTGTGCTATCGTTCTCTATCCACTTCACAGGTGACAATTCTCATGCTGGCTTGAATGGAATCCTGCCGTCCAATTTTTTCTCCCTGAGATAGCAAAAAATAAATAAATGATGGAAGCCATGGAAAGTTTTCTCACTACCCTCAGCGGAATTATTTGGGGCCCTATCATGCTCATCCTTCTGGTAGGAGTGGGTATATATTTGACGATTGGGCTCAGGGCCGTTCCCTGGCGTCGCTTAATCTATAGTTTTCGATTGCTGTGGAAAGGACGATCCTCCACCGCGCAGGACCTTGGGGAGATCTCCTCATTTCAGGCGCTGATGACTGCGCTGGCCGCAACGGTTGGCAGTGGAAACATTGCAGGCGTGGCGACCGCTATTTTTCTAGGCGGTCCGGGGGCGGTGTTTTGGATGTGGGTGACGGCCCTGTTCGGCATGGCGACGAAATATGCGGAGGCGGTCTTGGCCGTCCATTTTCGCGAAGTGGACGAACTTGGCCAACATGTGGGTGGTCCGATGTATTACATCCAAAACGGATTAGGCGCACATTGGCGATGGCTGGCCATGGCCTTTAGTCTCTTTGGCATGCTGGCGGCGTTTGGGATCGGGAACACGGTTCAAGCCAATACGGTTGCCAGTGCCGTGGAGTCATCCTTCGATATTCCACCTTGGGTTTCAGGCCTTGTCATGGCAAGTCTCACGGGAATGGTTATCATTGGCGGTATCAAGCGTCTGGGGTCTGTAGCCGCACGCTTAGTCCCTGTTATGGCAGGGTTCTACATCATCGGAGCCTTAATGATTATCCTGACAAATATCGATCAGGTCCCCTCAGCATTGATGACTATCGTGTTGCATGCGTGGACGGGGAGCGCCGCAGTTGGAGGATTCGCTGGGGCGACGGTGATGATGGCGATTCAATTTGGGGTGGCGCGTGGACTTTTTTCGAATGAAGCGGGGTTGGGAAGTGCTCCTATCGCTCATGCCGCGGCTAAAACCAATGATCCTGTGCGGCAAGGCCTAATCGCGATGCTCGGAACCTTTATTGACACTATTGTCGTGTGCAGCATGACCGCCCTGGTGATTGTCATGACCGGTGTGTGGACCGAAGGAAATACCGGAGCCGCTCTGACGACGCAAGCTTTTGAAAGTGGGTTGTCACAGGTGGGTGGAATAGTGGTGACGCTTGCGCTAATGCTGTTCGCGTTTACGACATTGTTGGGTTGGAGTTATTACGGTGAGCGGTGCACGGAATATTTATTTGGTGTTGGAGTGATTAAGATCTATCGCGTGTTGTGGATTATTGCAATTCCGATTGGGGCCATGGGGAAGTTGGGGCTTGTGTGGCTGATCGCCGATATTTTAAATGGCCTCATGGCAATTCCTAATTTGATTGCGCTGTTGGCGTTAAGCCCTTTGATTTTTCGGCTGACGCGTGAACATTTTGGTTCTTTGGGAAAAGGGCGTGCAGGGTGAAAGGAAGGTTTTATTTTTAAGCGGGGTTTCGGCCCCGCGCGACGAGTCACTTTTGTTTCGGCAAAAGTGACCAAAACCATTTTCGCCCGGGCGCGGCCCTACGGGTGCCTGGTCCGCCACCCCGAATCAAGATGGCTCAGAAACTCGCTCCGCTCAGACAGTCTTCGCCAGAGAGGTAGGATTCGGGGCGGCGGCCCAGCCGCGCCCAAGGCGGGGAAGTGTCAAGACCCAAGGACTAAATGAAATTGGTTGCCAATAAAGGGTAACGTCCCCTTTTCCGGAAAAGGACGGTTTTTAGAGGTGCTCTCAATAAAAACTCAATACACTTGTTCTCCCAAAAATCATGCGCCTTAAAATAAAGAGAAGCGACACCTTTTCTGGCACTTATATTCGGATACTCGACACGATGATAGTCGGATCCCCCAATAGAGACTGTACATATTCCATCTAGTCAGTCCACTTCGAAGCCTAACGGCTTGTACTTTATGGCGTTGGCTGTAGCACTTTGTTGAGACTCAACGCCTACGGGTTTAAGTTGCGCAATATTTTCTTACCGAAGTACGCAATTTTCCGAGCCAAAGAGATTCCCGCGTACGCACTATTCGCGTATGAGTAGAAATCCTCGTCGATTCCAGGGGCAGTAATTCCGCCCATATTGCCAAGTAGTGTGCGTATGTAACGACGTGGTGTGTTTATCTCATCGGGAATGCCAACACTCTCGAAAAATAATTCCATATCTTCGAGCTGGTCAAAGGATTCTTCGTTTATCGGAAGGAAGAAATCGGCTTGGTTGCACCATTGAAGGGTCTCAATCGCTTTTTTTGATTTCCGGTAAAAGATATAGACTGTCGTCAGGTCGAATCGGTCCGTCTGGGCAACACCAAGACTGGCAAAAAGAGAAATCATCCCTGAATCGAAATCATCGAACTGAATCCCTTTTAGGTGTGCGATAGGGGGCGGCGGTTTGATCCCATCCAGCAATATTGGGATAATTTTCGGAGTGCCGTCAGAGTGAAAGAGCATTATGGCATTATCCAGCTCTGTCTTTATCCAGGGTCTACCGATAGAATTCTGTGACAGAATAACTATTAAGTGAGTGGCTGATCTCAAGCCTCTAGCTATTTCATCCGGAATTGAATCTCCTCCAACTATATCCTTATCATCTCTCCAAGTAGCTATTCCTGCCGCCTCAACTTCTCGTGAAATGGCGGTTGCAAGAGGCTTGTCTACGGTACCATGAGATACAAAGAGCTTTATTCCTGTGGATGTAGATGCGAAACCTTCAGTGCCTTTCTTCCAGAAACCGTCAATAGCCTTTCTTACTTCATCAACAGTTCCCAATGCATCAGAAATAGATTGATCAACCAAAAATTTGATTGACTGGCATATATTATCCGCCTTCCTTAGTGCTTTACATAAGGGCGCGTCCGAGTCATCCATGTAAACCTGTGGTCTCGCCTTCTCTACAAAATCATTAAACTCTTTGATCAACCTGCATTGCTCACGGTGAACAGTTAGCAATGCCTTAGTCGAATGGTCATCCATACCCAATACTGCTACTCCCCAAGCCGCACGACTTTTCAATGCAATAAAATATGCGTTATCCTTTTCAATGTCAGCAATCGTGGCGAGTTGACATAGAAAGGCCTTAACCTCAGGAGTGTATTGGCTTGCACCGGACAATCGAATTAAAACCGGCAGAATCACGGCGTATTGCGCGAGGAAGATAAGATTGTGCTTCTTGTCGGTCGACATTTAGTGCGTTCTGACCGTAATCCGTTTCTTGAGCCCAACACTGTTTAAATGGATCGGTGTAAGAGGAGGATATTCAGGCTTCTGTCTGGATAACACGCCATCAATTCTTCCGAAGAATACGCCGGAACTGAGATCTTTTCAATTGGTACTGTCCGTGGTTTTGTTTTTTACGGCATCTCCTGCGTTGGGGGCGGATGGGCCAGGGCCTCGAATCCGACCTCTCTGGCGAAGACTGTCTGAGCGGAGCGAGTTCCTGAGCCATTTTAATTCAGGGTGAAGCCGGAGGAACCCGGAGGGTCGCGCACAGGCAAGAATGGTTTTGGGTCCTTTTGCCGAAACAAAAGGACCTCGTCATGCAGGGGCGAAACCCTGCACCTAATTAATTCTCTAACAGACCAAGTTTTCAAAACCTAACTTAATCTTTTCAATTTTTGTAGGGGTGTCTTTTCTCTTGCCCCGTCACCCCTTCTGTTATAACATAGGTGGTAACGTGAAGGAGGGCTGTATCTATGCTTGATTTGAAGGTCAGAAAAGTTGGGAATTCGTTGGGAGTAGTGTTGCCAAAGGAGGTGCTGTCTCGGTTGAACCTAGAAGATGGAGACCGGGTTTTTCTGACGGAAGCGCCGGATGGGAGTTATCGGATTACGCCGTATGATCCTGAGTTTGAATCGTATGTAAAGATCGCCAAAAAAGGTATGGCGAAATACCGGAATACTCTTCGCGCCTTGGCTAAGTAAGTTCTCTCCATTGGTAAAGGTATGAAAACGATGATGGTTCTATGAAAGAGCCTGCTTGGGTTCTTCATGATTTTGTTCTCGCATTACATGAAGACTTGTTGTCAGGGTTTGGGGGCGCATCCGGTATTCGAGATGGCGCGCTTTTAGAATCTGCTCTGGCTCGCCCTCACCAATTATTTGCTTATGAAAAGCCTGATTTGTTTATCCTGGCGGCGTCCTACATCTCCGGTCTTGTTCGCAATCATCCCTTTATCGATGGGAATAAGCGAACAGCTTTTATGGTTGGCTATTCCTTCTTAAGCAGAAATGGCAAAGAGTTGAATGCTCCTGAACCAGAAGCGACAGCGGTCATTGTGGATCTGGCGCCCAGGAAAATTACGGAAGAAGATTTAGCAATGTGGCTTCGGCAGAATTGCGAGTAAGGAAAAATTTCCTTAGCGGAAATCTCGGAATTTATTTTATAGCGAATCTCTCAACTCTTCCAAATTTTTAATGACCAGCAAGTCGCCGTTTGTGGTAGCGACTTCGATGCCTTGAGCGCAGACTTCCCGACAGCGATCGGGCTGGTCATTATTTTTTAGGCATTGGGCCAATGCAAAGATAGCGGCGGAATACGTGGGTTTGACCTTGATGCAGCTTTCTAACGCAGGGATGGCTTCTGCCCAATTTTCATCTGCCATATAGGCTTTTCCTAAACCAAACCACAGGGTTTCGTCGTTAGGGTCCATCTTCAGGACTTTAATAAACTTTTCTATTTTGGGGTCTGGCATAATTCGTTCTCTCCAAATTGCATTTGATGAAAGGTATTCGCTGAATGATCGACTCTAGCATTGCCCCCTTCGCGTTGTCTAACGCCATACCCTGTGTTACCATCCGATGCTCGAATTTTTCTTATCTCCCTCCTTGCTGAAAACGGCGAGGAGAAAAATCCCTCTAGAAGGATTGGATCATGGGCCGGGTTGGCATTGTTACGCATCCTGCGTATTTGGAACATGATATGGGTCCGGGGCATCCGGAATCACCGGAACGGTTGCGGGTCATCAACGCGCAGCTAGAGGCGACCGGTATCATGGCTAAGTTGACTCGAATCGAACCCCGAAAAGCGGCTACGGAGTGGATTACGCGCATTCATGATCCCGCCTATGTGCAATGCTTGGAAGAGAAAGCCCCGAGTGTGGGGTATGTCTCGCTAGACCCAGATACCTCGATGTCCCCTGGGTCGTTGACGGCGGCATATCTGGCGGCTGGTGGGGCGATGGCTGCAGTTGATGCCATTATGGATAACCAAGTCGATCAGGTCTTCTGTGCGGTGCGTCCGCCGGGGCATCATGCCGAAGCGACTCATGCTAAAGGCTTTTGTCTATTTAATACCGTGGCCATTGCTGCACGGTATATTCAAGAACGACATGGATTGAAACGCATCCTGATTGTGGATTGGGATGTGCATCATGGCAATGGCACACAGCATGTGTTTGAAGATGATCCGTCAGTGCTCTTTTTTAGCACGCACCAATTTCCGTTTTATCCTGGTACGGGTGCGTTCGTGGAACGTGGCCGGGGGGCTGGAGAAGGGGCCACCATTAATATGCCCTTGGATGGCGGACAAGGTCCCGATGATTACCGAGCCATATTTGAGCAGGTTTTGGTGCCGGCGGCCAAGGCGTTTCATCCGGAGTTTGTGCTCATCTCGGCAGGCTTCGATGCGCATCAGGATGATCCTTTGGCGAGTATGGCCTTGACGGATGAAAGCTATGGCGAACTTACTCGTCTTGTCACTGGCATTGCGAATGCCCATTGTCATGGTCGGATTGTGTCATGTTTGGAAGGGGGCTATGCCCTCCGAGCCTTGGCGGGTTCAGTCGAACAA
This window encodes:
- a CDS encoding flavodoxin family protein, whose amino-acid sequence is MPSKFLVRGLLIFFFWLPFGAVVSHVHAEQFVTVLVAYHSMTGHTEKMAQAVADGAQSVPGTRVRVERVENVTAEVLFSADGLVVGSPVYWSNMAGEVKTFFDNWQFKFGVWPEFKMRNKVGAAFATGGQVSSGKEVTMLTILAAMLGNQMIVVSDGGAFGASATTEGKSPGIDQDELADARALGKRVAEVAWMVKRGEIHHAEAVQ
- a CDS encoding pyridoxal-phosphate dependent enzyme, which codes for MILPTFEHVQRAASVLQGVVHRTPIHTSRQLDDCSRATVFLKCENFQRVGAFKFRGAYHAVAHLKSQKPVVALSSGNHAQGIALACQLLGKAAHLVMPEPINRVKRAAVQDYGGIVHVPPRPQDAESFAENLVQTLGAEWIEAFNDVHVIAGQGTAALEFLDQVEDLDLILGPIGGGGLLSGTGLATHGVNPKAQVYACEPVGALDAMYSVKENRIVPQEHPQTIAEGLRTSVGTLTLPILRSHLAGFFVVEEHEILEAMRFIYERMKLVIEPASAVAVAPLLRKERILQGKRVGVIISGGNVDLGQYVAGFATQAHGVESEGC
- a CDS encoding alanine/glycine:cation symporter family protein is translated as MEAMESFLTTLSGIIWGPIMLILLVGVGIYLTIGLRAVPWRRLIYSFRLLWKGRSSTAQDLGEISSFQALMTALAATVGSGNIAGVATAIFLGGPGAVFWMWVTALFGMATKYAEAVLAVHFREVDELGQHVGGPMYYIQNGLGAHWRWLAMAFSLFGMLAAFGIGNTVQANTVASAVESSFDIPPWVSGLVMASLTGMVIIGGIKRLGSVAARLVPVMAGFYIIGALMIILTNIDQVPSALMTIVLHAWTGSAAVGGFAGATVMMAIQFGVARGLFSNEAGLGSAPIAHAAAKTNDPVRQGLIAMLGTFIDTIVVCSMTALVIVMTGVWTEGNTGAALTTQAFESGLSQVGGIVVTLALMLFAFTTLLGWSYYGERCTEYLFGVGVIKIYRVLWIIAIPIGAMGKLGLVWLIADILNGLMAIPNLIALLALSPLIFRLTREHFGSLGKGRAG
- a CDS encoding toll/interleukin-1 receptor domain-containing protein, coding for MSTDKKHNLIFLAQYAVILPVLIRLSGASQYTPEVKAFLCQLATIADIEKDNAYFIALKSRAAWGVAVLGMDDHSTKALLTVHREQCRLIKEFNDFVEKARPQVYMDDSDAPLCKALRKADNICQSIKFLVDQSISDALGTVDEVRKAIDGFWKKGTEGFASTSTGIKLFVSHGTVDKPLATAISREVEAAGIATWRDDKDIVGGDSIPDEIARGLRSATHLIVILSQNSIGRPWIKTELDNAIMLFHSDGTPKIIPILLDGIKPPPPIAHLKGIQFDDFDSGMISLFASLGVAQTDRFDLTTVYIFYRKSKKAIETLQWCNQADFFLPINEESFDQLEDMELFFESVGIPDEINTPRRYIRTLLGNMGGITAPGIDEDFYSYANSAYAGISLARKIAYFGKKILRNLNP
- a CDS encoding AbrB/MazE/SpoVT family DNA-binding domain-containing protein translates to MLDLKVRKVGNSLGVVLPKEVLSRLNLEDGDRVFLTEAPDGSYRITPYDPEFESYVKIAKKGMAKYRNTLRALAK
- a CDS encoding type II toxin-antitoxin system death-on-curing family toxin, which codes for MKEPAWVLHDFVLALHEDLLSGFGGASGIRDGALLESALARPHQLFAYEKPDLFILAASYISGLVRNHPFIDGNKRTAFMVGYSFLSRNGKELNAPEPEATAVIVDLAPRKITEEDLAMWLRQNCE
- a CDS encoding tetratricopeptide repeat protein, with translation MPDPKIEKFIKVLKMDPNDETLWFGLGKAYMADENWAEAIPALESCIKVKPTYSAAIFALAQCLKNNDQPDRCREVCAQGIEVATTNGDLLVIKNLEELRDSL
- a CDS encoding histone deacetylase; this encodes MGRVGIVTHPAYLEHDMGPGHPESPERLRVINAQLEATGIMAKLTRIEPRKAATEWITRIHDPAYVQCLEEKAPSVGYVSLDPDTSMSPGSLTAAYLAAGGAMAAVDAIMDNQVDQVFCAVRPPGHHAEATHAKGFCLFNTVAIAARYIQERHGLKRILIVDWDVHHGNGTQHVFEDDPSVLFFSTHQFPFYPGTGAFVERGRGAGEGATINMPLDGGQGPDDYRAIFEQVLVPAAKAFHPEFVLISAGFDAHQDDPLASMALTDESYGELTRLVTGIANAHCHGRIVSCLEGGYALRALAGSVEQHILALMEA